The Mercurialis annua linkage group LG7, ddMerAnnu1.2, whole genome shotgun sequence genome includes the window CAAACTCAATAAATGCTTAATAGAAATTAGAAAGCAGCCCATCCTGATGCAGACGTCTTTGTCGATCCTGATGTTGCTGAAGGAAGATTTCTCTGCAAAAACCATACGGCAAAAGAACGATAACAAAATTGCATTTACATCTCCTAAAGAATAAATAATGAAAAGCCACTAAAACCTTGTATGCATATGGTAATATCCACCATCAAAATTCAAACACAAAATGCAGTTTCATAGCACAAGGGAAGCAGAAAGCGCGTGACAtttttaaaaggcttaattgctTAAAGAAACAAAAACTTTAGCGTCTTTAGCAAATTAACACGAATAGTTAATTTTTGCAATGTCGGACACAAACTTTTGAATGTTTGCAATTCGAAGCCCCAAGCAATTTTTCGTTAAAGATTTGCTAATATAGACGCCGAATCAGTGTATATTTTGGTGGCCACATCAACATTTTATTAATAGAAACTTGCTCGGtgttttgattataaaaaaaatgatatttcgtgttttaaaattgttaatattTGAAAGTTCGCGTTAAAATTCCCAAAGACgctaaaattggtgatttttttaaagcaattaagcctttttaaaaGCAATCCGCAGTATAGGACAATTGATGATGTTCATGTTTATATAGGTTTGTGTGGTTCATATCAAGCTTAGAATGCCAACAATCAATGACTATGCTAAAAAGAATCATACCTCGAGAGAAGAAAGATCCGATAATGGTGTAGTTGAACACTTTGTATCATCCCTAGGAGTTCCAAGACCACCATCATAATTAGAAACAGTCCTCCGAACAGCAACTGGATCATTAGGAGGAGGTGGGAGCGGAGACCTTATTTTTCCTGAAGTTCTTGGCGGTGGAGCAATGCTCAAAGCTTTAGGCTTTCCGACACCAGAAACACCACCCGACAGCCCTGCTGCTGAAAGCATTCCAGTTCCACTAGTGGGTTTAGGCTTCACATTTATTCGAATAGTTTCACCTTCCTAATATCAAACACAATAAAATTCATTCCTccaagataataataataattgacaAACTAAACCCAATTTAAATTCGCCCACAGGCAAATTAACAAAAACAGAGACTATCCAATGCTAGAAACGCCTATGTAGCACGGACACAGACACAGCAAAACAATGtcattttaaggtttcctatgtcAAAAATGAAGTCCCGCATACGAAATGCCAAGTTTTCGAAACGGAAAACGTGATTCAACAAAGTGTTTGTGCTATTATCAAACTATTTGATCATCATTATTTAGACAAAATAGACATTGCACTGTTTAAAATAACACAGCACTATTTTAGCTCTACAAACCCAACAACAAAGCAAAATCGAAAGTTCATACAAACATAGAGATCTATAATCATAGCTAAAAATACACAGAAAACATTTATGCAGCTGACCACTAATCACCTAGGTAGcacacggacacttcattcaacaTATCCCAATTCGGAAACATTCACATTTaagacacgaaacttcattttctacatagGAAAATAACACCATTTCgtcgtgtccgtgctacctagctaATCACAGATCcatcaaaattgaaattaagcGAAACTAATAACTCGCATTgctaaataacaaaaaagaatACACCCAACTTCACCACTGATCAATCATAAATACCCATCAAACAAAAATTAACAGAGAGATAacaaagtgaaaaaaaataCCTTCAATCTTTGATTAACAGCAGGATGAATATCAATATGAGTATCACTACTCTCCCCACTCTCACCACTCTCCTTCTCAAGCTCTCTCCGTACATACTTCTCATGATCAGACAATGCCACATTAAAATCAAAGGCTTCATTTCTCTCATTAAACCCCAACCCAATAAACGCGTGTTTCCCCATCCCATCCTCAATCTTCAGCACAAAATATCTCGACGAATCAAGCACCGTCTCTACAGAATTCTCCCGCTGACCCGGATACACAAAACAAGCTGCAAACAGTTCGCCGGAGGCCGGATCCTCTAATCGGATCTCACATCTGTCTTTACACGACACGACCCGAAGTCTGCCCGACCAGATCTTGTCAGACTGTAGCCATTCCCCGCATTTGTACCCGCCGGAGGTGGAGCGCGGGGGGATTTTGTAGACGAAGACTTCGCGGACTACTAAGAGGGTGTGCTCCATGGATTCTTCGTCTTCTTCGAACGACATTTTGGTGGGTTTCGGTTGAATTTTTGTGGGTGTTTGTCggaattttgaatttgatttgggTTTGTTTGATGTGTTTTGAAggattgaattgaattgaaaaatGTTTGTAAAGTGAGACGAAGAGTTGCAGAGACGTGGATTCCAAGTGTGGATGATTGGTCAACTGCTATGACAGGGATCATCGATTTGTTTTGcttatttacttatttatcCTTGTTTTTAGATGACCGTTTTGTCCCCTTTCGAACGGCTAGGGACGGCAATTTGGCCTTTAAGGATTTAGatagataaatatttaatttaagggTACAATTATTCTATCAGACAAATTATAAGGACTTATTTACACCCTTTGCCCTCTTTTTAATAAGTTCAGCTGAAACAAATAAACCCTAGCTTGGTCACCTTACTCTAAACCCTTCCTCTTCTTTGTGTTTGCCGAAACTGAAGCTTCCAGGTACATTATTTCTTCTTATTTTCACCATTTATGTCTGCTATTGAAGATTTTACAGTTTTAATGAAttgtattaatttttctttaaatttgctAGCTTAGTTTGCGACTTTCTTTTGAGAGTTCAGGGTTTTATAGGAGAAGTTgccaatttaatttagtttttttaattgaacgattttttttcttatttttactGTTTAGATATTACAGTTTATGTACTCATGGATTATGGATAGCTAGAAATAGCTAGTTAGGGATAATTTATGTAGAAAGTAAAGTTACCGGTTACATaatttcttcttatttttccCGTTTACGTCTGCTATAGACGGTTTTTCAGTTATAAGGAATtgagttttatatatatatgtgtttgtgtttttttttttacttaaggTTTGAAACTTTTTGTTGGCTGATTGATTGCTGGTTTGAAGCAGGTAGAAAACAGAGGTGAAAATGTATCTTCAGTTTTACATCAACGAGAACGGTGACAAGGTGTACACCACCAAGGTATGCTGTTTTGCTGTCTGATCAATTTGCTACTTATCAATCCATCATTTTGGGTTTTCCTCTCCTCGATTACCTTAtaacatgattttttttttatatatatatatattgcaaCAACTTGGATTGACATGTTAATAGATTGCTTATGATGCATTGAGTTTAGATTTGCAGGATTTGGCCGTATTTTTCAGAACTTTCAAGTTTTAATTATTCATTAAGCAATGTTAGTCTACTATTCATTCGGTAATTTTGTTTTACTCAAGTTGAATTGCTTATTTGCATGCAGAAGGAGTCACCGCTTAAGCTTCCCACTCAATCAGCTCATCCAGGTATTGAGTTTTATATTCTTAATAAATGATAACTCTATAAAGTTGTTTTAGTTTGATAAATCTAAAGTATGAATGCAAATGGAGATATGGTGAATAATATTCAatcttcttttttgtttttagttcCTTTCTGAGTTAAATCACAGATCAAGTGAGAAAGAAAGCTACGTACTGTTTAGATGAGATAACTATTGCCTTACTTAAGCACCTAATTAGataggtttttattttattgatcaTAGTTATTAAAGGCGCGCCTGAGGCGCGCCTCAGGCGAGAGGCGACTCAGGCGAGGGCTGAGTCGCCTCACATGGCCAAAGGCGGGCGATGTCGCAAAGGCGACCGCCTTTGCCGCCTCATTTGGGAGGCGAGAGGCCAGAGGCGCTCGCCTTTGTGATTTCAGGGctgtttagtgtttttttttgaaaaaaattaaatgctaATCTGTTTTTATGGGCTTTTTAAGTGTAATTAAGCCCTAAACACATTTAAAAAAGCTGCTGGGCCACCTTTTTAACctatttttctaatattttaacCTAGTACAAGTATAATACTAGATTAACAAAATTAGAAACACAGCGATACATATtccaattcttcttcttcacgcAAAgactctcttttcttcttcaacGGGTCCTTTCTTCTTCAAAGCCATTATTGCATTGATAATTAGTTATCTTTTAAGTTAGACtttaataatttgattagtATTTCTGAActtttgaattatatttgatttttttttaaatgcataGGGTTTacacatatataattaatatatatatatatatatatatatattattcgcCTTTTCTCCAAAAGGCTTTCGCCTCGCCCCACGCCTTGCGCCTCAGGCTTTTTGACCCTTGTCGCCTCAGGTCGCCTTTCGCATTTAATAACTATGTTATTGATTATAGTCAAGAAAGAACAATTTTGCCATGATTTAATTAACACCAAAAACAACTTGCAAACTTCTAACATATAACAAACCTGTTGAGCGACTATATGAATTTTAGTCTAATGAAAGTATGATGCTGAACTTTCCTTGCCGTTTAGCAAGTGCAATTTTTATTTAGCTAATCAAGTCTTTACGAGTCTGTAGTTACATTCCACAGTTTAAAGATGGTACAATTTTATATCTTATGAAAGAACTccaaaaatatgtaaaaaaaattactcggTCAGGATATATGTGCTTCTCTAGGATGTAATTGAGCTGAGTCGAGTCGAGTCGGGACACGGTCAAGTTTCTGCCTGACTCGACTCTAAAATTTGAATCTCGAAATTCAATTTTTAcgctttcaaaattttattttaagaacTGAAGTTCAAATGTGGCAAAATAATTAAGAATCAAGTTAAACTAAACTCATTCTGAGTatctatataaaaatttcagaatttaaattttagtataaaagTGTTATATGAATATGTGTAGTTATAATAAAAGTAAGTTAATTATAAATGTACTTTGATGTTTGAATTTGCCTTGGTAATTGATTTAAATAGCTTGAATTTGACTCTAAATCGATTAACATGAAATCTGACtttgaatatatttatattcttaaTGAATGATAATTCTAGAATAGtcttttttgtttgttaaatCTACAATAGGAATGCAAATGGAGTTATAGTGGATGACCCTCAATCTTCCTTTTTTAGTTCCTTTCGTAAGCATGCTATGTTATAATAGTTTCTTAAACGAAAATCATTGAATGTCTACGTGTTACTGTCctgcattaattttatttactttcgTGAAAGTTTCAAAGAtgctattttttatttgttgaatGTTGCCTTTGTGGAAGTTAGATAATTGTTTTGCGAGACAATGCAACAATGTGCTTTACTTGTGAAAAATTTCCTTCCGAAGGGCTATCTTAGAATCAAATCTATCTTTTTGGCTGATTGTTTTCACTTTATTGATTTATAGAAAATTGTTAATAGCTTAGATGTTCTGTTATTTAgccaattaaatttttcaacACTGGCAACTCTTGAACTTTTTATTTAGTAGTTCTGGAGGGAAAATAGTTTGAATCTTTTGTTGTCTCTGTCTCATCCTATCATCTTCTTTTCTGATTATTAAAATACTGAAATTGAAGTTTGTTACTTTTGCTCCTGTGACCTCAATTACAGCTCGTTTCTCTCCTGATGACAAATTCTCGAGGCAAAGATTTCTACTAAAGAAGCGATTTGGATTGTTGCCAACCCAGCAGCCACCTCAAAAGTATTGAAGTTGTTGCATGCTTATTCTGTAATGTAATGAAGAGTATTCAATATGGAGATTTTCTTCGCACAGACCAAATAGTGTTTTCGATTTGAATCTTTATATTGGTTATGAATGTAGTTTTTAGCTGATGGACAACACAAATTGTGGATGGCTATTAGACTTTTTGCATGGATTTGTATTAGTTGCAAAAAGTTTTGTTAATTGTGATGCTTTCCGACTCTAATGTGTGTATCATAGCATGCTAACGGAGTAAAAATATCGAGCTTCATTATTTAATTGGCAGATACCtgattaggggtgagcaaaaggTGACCGAATGATGACTTTCAGtccgtttggtttaaatgtgGATTTGTTCGATTCAGTTttagaattttgttttttggcTATGGGCTTGGTTCGAGATTTGGATTGACAACTTGTTTTGGTTTGGCTTTGAATATctaagggctttttatataaaatacaggatttgggctagactttacttttatacggcccaatccatatctttacttttcacaccatcaattttatgaaatctaaccttttttttttggatttctttctcttttaccgttttcttattttccttctcaattggcggtttcttcattcttctccGCCATTTTCGCTTCTCTTCTCCACGATTTTGCTGTGCGTCATCTCCATTACTGCACGACTCCTCTTACTTctctcattttcatctctatttCATCATTATCTCAACCGTTCTTACTTATATAACAGTAAATTCTTTTGAgctctgaaaaaaaaaattcacgatttctactccttcgcttccgccgttccgccttcgccgttccgcctccgccgtttcgcctccatcgttccgcgtttgtctcgccgcgccatctttcttttatctttttaattttagatctgaaattgtttgttcttttttttattttcagatctgtaatatgtttatcttttactgttgattcaccattaaacatgtataaagagtatctttaaacaatctaatacttatttcatgttatatagaataattttgtgattttatataataaaattctgttatttctgcatttttttgtgttttgttgtatttctgcgttttttttattctgcagaacgatttgttgatgatgattgattgctgaattattataatgttacagtgttgttaattttatgttgactttatgttgatattatgttgatatctactgattttttttatttgaacattgacaaataagataatattgtctgtgaaataaacttttgttggatgaaatgaaactgtatcgtaaccgtctttgtcgaaatttagttaggtatgagaggtggaacgcaaaacaattatacaagtgattttgaagaaactgtgcagctgtaaagagaattgagggaaaaaaaatttgaaatagatttctttaatttgtgaactgttgtgttggtgtatatttaatatatttttatttttatatgtaagaataactttattttttcatttgaattattattgttgttttttcatattgttttgattacttactctgctaatatttttatctgattcatttattttaaacattttgtaccttTGTTGTTCTAtagtagaattactactatcatattaacaagttatcaacataatgtcaacatgatatcaacaattaatgctaatttagtcaagatgtttgtaaaatgagaacatcgattgatttaagccaaaaacaatcaacatattatcaaaaacatgtcaacagCTCACCAATACAGCAATTTAATactaactttacttttcttttaatgattgaaaaatcaacatgttatcaacagtatatcaacaacatgtcaacataaaattgaaaat containing:
- the LOC126655829 gene encoding uncharacterized protein At1g03900, giving the protein MSFEEDEESMEHTLLVVREVFVYKIPPRSTSGGYKCGEWLQSDKIWSGRLRVVSCKDRCEIRLEDPASGELFAACFVYPGQRENSVETVLDSSRYFVLKIEDGMGKHAFIGLGFNERNEAFDFNVALSDHEKYVRRELEKESGESGESSDTHIDIHPAVNQRLKEGETIRINVKPKPTSGTGMLSAAGLSGGVSGVGKPKALSIAPPPRTSGKIRSPLPPPPNDPVAVRRTVSNYDGGLGTPRDDTKCSTTPLSDLSSLERNLPSATSGSTKTSASGWAAF
- the LOC126655830 gene encoding H/ACA ribonucleoprotein complex subunit 3-like protein, translating into MYLQFYINENGDKVYTTKKESPLKLPTQSAHPARFSPDDKFSRQRFLLKKRFGLLPTQQPPQKY